From the Hymenobacter yonginensis genome, one window contains:
- a CDS encoding alpha/beta fold hydrolase — MFYLIPGLGADERVFRNLQPLLHGPTQVLQWLLPEPEELLPHYAARMAEAIPAGQPCLLVGVSFGGVVALEICRIRPLARAILISSVPDASCLPPLLRLIRGSGAYRLFPPQWLKLFPRAGQWYFGVRNGEEYQLFHQILQDMEPRYTRWAIHRLLHWDSTSAGRSIQILGTHDRVFPPGPTPVDYLIPGGGHFMVVSHAPQIAEILNQLAAELPLARHSEQREESR; from the coding sequence ATGTTCTACCTGATACCGGGTTTGGGGGCGGATGAGCGGGTTTTTCGGAACCTGCAGCCCTTGCTGCACGGCCCCACGCAGGTGCTGCAGTGGCTGCTGCCGGAGCCGGAGGAACTGCTGCCGCACTACGCGGCGCGCATGGCCGAGGCCATACCGGCCGGGCAGCCGTGTTTGCTAGTGGGCGTGTCGTTTGGCGGGGTGGTGGCGCTGGAAATCTGCCGGATCCGGCCGCTGGCGCGGGCCATCCTCATCAGTAGCGTGCCCGATGCCAGCTGCCTGCCGCCGCTGCTGCGCCTGATCCGGGGCAGCGGCGCCTACCGGCTGTTTCCGCCGCAGTGGCTGAAGCTATTTCCGCGGGCCGGCCAGTGGTATTTTGGCGTTCGGAACGGTGAGGAATACCAGCTGTTTCACCAGATTCTGCAGGACATGGAGCCGCGCTACACGCGCTGGGCCATCCATCGGCTGCTGCACTGGGACAGCACCAGCGCCGGCCGCAGCATCCAGATCCTGGGCACCCACGACCGGGTATTCCCGCCCGGCCCCACGCCCGTCGACTACCTTATCCCCGGCGGCGGCCACTTTATGGTCGTCAGCCACGCCCCCCAGATTGCCGAAATCCTAAACCAACTGGCAGCTGAGCTGCCCCTAGCACGTCATTCCGAGCAGCGCGAGGAATCCCGCTAG
- a CDS encoding cyclase family protein encodes MLATYPHHGRAYSFNPAAPLDISLPLAPGKNQVNCFWAEPVQVDVIRVGDFVGSVALGGSTNYQRVHLTPHGNGTHTECYGHISPDPQATLNRCLRRFLFVARLVSVQPRPQANGDAVVLLEDVRRELEGGPDATVPLEALVLRTLPNHRAKRTRHYSGTNPTYLEPALAHYLAERHIEHLLLDLPSVDREEDGGQLLAHHAFWQYPHATRTHATITELIFVPDEVEDGLFLLSLQPTSLELDASPSKPVLYALGS; translated from the coding sequence ATGCTTGCCACTTACCCGCACCACGGCCGCGCCTACTCCTTCAACCCGGCCGCGCCGCTGGACATCTCCCTGCCGCTGGCGCCCGGCAAAAACCAGGTAAACTGCTTCTGGGCGGAACCGGTGCAGGTTGACGTGATTCGGGTGGGCGACTTTGTGGGCAGCGTAGCGCTGGGCGGCAGCACCAACTACCAGCGCGTGCACCTTACGCCCCACGGCAACGGCACCCACACTGAGTGCTACGGCCACATTTCGCCCGACCCACAAGCCACGCTCAACCGCTGCCTGCGCCGCTTCCTGTTTGTGGCCCGGCTGGTATCGGTGCAGCCCCGCCCGCAAGCCAACGGCGACGCGGTGGTATTACTGGAAGACGTGCGCCGCGAGCTGGAAGGCGGCCCAGATGCTACCGTTCCGCTGGAGGCGCTGGTGCTGCGCACCCTTCCCAACCACCGCGCCAAGCGCACCCGCCACTACTCCGGCACCAACCCCACCTACCTCGAGCCCGCCCTGGCCCACTACCTGGCCGAGCGCCACATCGAGCACCTGCTGCTGGATTTGCCCAGCGTCGACCGGGAGGAAGACGGCGGCCAGCTGCTGGCGCACCACGCCTTCTGGCAGTATCCGCATGCCACCCGCACCCACGCCACCATCACCGAGCTGATATTCGTGCCCGACGAGGTGGAAGACGGGCTGTTTCTGCTCAGCCTGCAGCCTACTAGCCTAGAGCTGGACGCCAGCCCCAGCAAGCCCGTGCTGTATGCGCTGGGCAGCTAA
- the rpmA gene encoding 50S ribosomal protein L27 — MAHKKGVGSSNNGRESESKRLGVKIFGGQSIISGNIIVRQRGTKHHPGQNVGIGKDHTLFAMIDGTVQFRKGRKDRSFVSVVPVAEAATAE, encoded by the coding sequence ATGGCACACAAGAAAGGCGTAGGTAGCTCCAACAACGGCCGCGAATCAGAATCCAAGCGCCTCGGCGTGAAGATCTTCGGTGGTCAGTCTATCATTTCCGGCAACATCATCGTGCGTCAGCGCGGCACCAAGCACCACCCCGGCCAGAACGTGGGTATCGGCAAGGACCACACGCTGTTCGCTATGATCGACGGCACGGTGCAGTTCCGCAAGGGCCGCAAAGACCGTTCGTTCGTATCGGTAGTTCCGGTTGCTGAAGCAGCTACCGCCGAGTAG
- the rplU gene encoding 50S ribosomal protein L21 yields the protein MYAIVNIAGKQTKVEANKFVYAHRLAGNVGDSVELGKAMLTDNDGTITIGSPLLDVAVTGTILAHVKGDKVLVFKKKRRKGYKKLNGHRQQFTKVMINSIG from the coding sequence ATGTACGCAATTGTCAACATAGCCGGGAAGCAGACTAAGGTCGAAGCCAATAAATTTGTATACGCCCACCGTTTGGCTGGCAACGTCGGCGACAGTGTGGAGCTGGGCAAAGCCATGCTCACCGATAACGACGGAACCATCACCATCGGCTCGCCGCTGCTGGACGTAGCCGTAACTGGTACCATTCTGGCGCACGTAAAGGGCGACAAGGTGCTGGTGTTCAAGAAGAAGCGCCGCAAGGGCTACAAGAAGCTGAACGGTCACCGTCAGCAGTTCACCAAAGTAATGATCAACAGCATCGGTTAA